The following are encoded in a window of Synergistaceae bacterium genomic DNA:
- the gpt gene encoding xanthine phosphoribosyltransferase: MANSANRYNKTYSVSWEQLQQDCRALAWKLLDQRKDWSRIITIARGGLVPAAIIARELDIHLVDTICISSYTMKDQGAANILKRPDLAGVNGTWLIIDDLVDTGKTAKIVRDMFVGAHFATVYAKPEGRPMVDTFITEVSQDTWVLFPWDSAPSTAFIPPIINM; encoded by the coding sequence ATGGCCAATTCAGCAAACCGCTACAACAAGACCTACTCTGTCTCGTGGGAACAGTTACAGCAGGACTGCAGGGCTCTCGCATGGAAGCTTCTGGATCAAAGGAAGGACTGGAGCAGGATCATAACAATCGCACGCGGAGGGCTAGTTCCTGCTGCGATAATTGCGCGTGAACTCGATATACATCTTGTTGATACGATATGCATATCAAGTTATACAATGAAAGACCAGGGTGCCGCAAACATCCTGAAGCGTCCTGACCTTGCCGGAGTCAACGGGACATGGCTCATCATCGACGACCTCGTCGATACAGGCAAGACGGCCAAAATCGTCCGGGACATGTTTGTCGGTGCACATTTCGCAACTGTCTACGCCAAACCGGAGGGGCGCCCGATGGTCGACACATTCATAACGGAAGTCAGCCAGGATACATGGGTCCTCTTCCCATGGGACAGCGCGCCGTCAACCGCGTTCATCCCGCCTATCATAAACATGTAG